The Sediminicola sp. YIK13 genomic sequence AAGTATCAATATTTGAGGTAAATTCAAATCCAATTTGAGATTCCCATTTGCTTAAAAGGCCTTCGGTTTTTTTGACAAATTCTTCTGGTTTATTGGTAATTGTACCTACTTTATTTCCCAGCATTAGAGCAATTCCTGCAACCGGCACCAAAATGCAAAAGAAGGATAGGAAAAGTAAGAGTACTGCGGCCCAATCTGGGTTCCATCCTTTTTTAATGAGCGTTCCCATAAAGTTCCGTAAAATAAAAAATAGGGTGATGGCACCCAAAACCCCTGATAAATAGGGGAGCATTTCCCTGAAGATCAAAGTGCCCATGAGCACAATCAGGATAAGAACAAAAATTTGCCTAATTACTTTTGGATGTATGGAATTCATTCTTGTTTGGGGGTTAGGTTGTAATAGTTATTACATGAATTGAAAATTTCAATATCTTGTAGTTTTTAATGTTCAACTGGAACAAAAATATCAAAGGTAACGCCCCTATTTGGTTTTCCTTTGGCGCTGATAAAACCATCATGGTTCATAATAATTTTCTTAACGATGGCCAATCCTATTCCCGTTCCCTCATATTCGTTCTTCCCGTGTAATCTCTGGAAAACCTCAAAAATTTTATCCTTGTATTCAGATTCAAATCCTATCCCATTATCGGAATAGGTTATATGGCAATACCTTACCTGTGGCATTAGATTAAAATCCTCCATATCTTCTCCCATTACTTCTTTACTGGTGATTTTTATGTGTGGTGGAATCCCAGTGACGGAGAATTTAATGGAATTGCTGATTAGATTGCTCATGAGCTGCACAAATTGGAAGGGGATAATGGTTACATCGCACATATCACCAATATGCATACTACCGTTCTTTGCATCCAATTTTTCCTTTAGATCTAACTGGGCTTCTTCTATGATATCATTTAAGTTGACCTTCTTAAATTCATTGCCGGTTATGTTGGTCCTTGAATAGGAAAGGAGGTCTTTTATCAGATTCTGCATTCTGTTGGCAGAATCCTGTATGCGTCCGAAATAATTTTTTCCAGAATCAGTTAGTGTATCGCGGTCCTTTTCAAGGATTCGGGAAATAAAAGTTTGAATTTTACGAAGGGGCTCCTGGAGGTCGTGACTGGAGACGTAGGCAAAGGATTGGAGTTCCACGTTCATTTTTTGAAGTTCTTCTATGGAATCTTCCAATTTTTCATTGGACTCTTTCAATAATCGCGTACGCTCCTTTACTTTTTTCTCTAGTTCTTTGGAAAACATTTTTTGTTCTTGGATATCTGTACTTGCTCCGACCCAACGTTGAATAGTTCCTAATTCATCCCTTTGGGGGCTTGCTTTACTTAAAATCCAATGGTAAGAGCCATCGTGTCGTCTAAACCGATGTTCCATAATAAAATCTTTACCAGTTTTTACGGATTCTATCCATAAGCTATGATTTTCCTCTCTATCTTCCGGATGTATGATATCTAACCAACCCAAATCCAAGATTTCGTCTTTGTTTAAGCCCGTATATTTGAAAACTGCTTTGTTAAAGTAATTTAGGTTACCATCTGCATCTGCAGTCCAAATTTGCTGTGGCATTGAATCTGCCAACAATCGAAATTTTTGTTCACTTTCCAAAAGGATCTGTTGGCTTAACTTATCTTCGGTGATATCCCTGAGTACCCCTATTAATTTAGTAGGATTACCTTCATCATCGTAATAAATTTTCCCATGGGTCTTGATCCATTTAATTTCATTGGCAGGAGTGATCAAACGGGCCTCATAAAAATATACCCCTGTAATAAATGCCTTTTCATATGCCTTAAGGACAATAGTATCTATATCATCGGGATGTATTTGTTCCCTCAATTCCTCATGGGCTAGAGTAGCGGATCTATCATGACCAAAAATCTCTGCTAGTTTTGGGGAATATATAATATTTCTTTCGTTCAGGTCCAACTCAAACGTCGCCATTTCAGCAGCTTCCGTTGCGAGTCTCAAACGAGTTTCTGCCTCCTCTATTTTTTTACGGGTTGTTACTTTCTCAGTGACGTCTATGACCGTGACTATCAAACCTTCTACAGTATTGTCGGAACTAACTAAGGGAGAATAATCAATATCCACGTAAAGTTTGCGCATTCCATCATTTCCCTCAACATAGGCCAGGGCCTCTTTTTCCTTATAAGGATTTCCGGTTTCAAGAGTCCTGTCCAATAAGGCCAGAAATTTTTGATCGATTAATTCCGGGAAAATATTCAAAATTTCTCTTCCCAAAACTTCATTTTCTTTTTTGTGCCAAATTGTATTGATCATAGCATCATTGGCAAGTTCTACAGTATGCTTTTTACCTTTGAAAACAGTTATGGGTATGGGCGATTGCATGACTAAATTCTTAAACTTTCTTTCACTCTCCGCCAATGAGTGTTTTGCCTGTACCAATTCAGTGACCTCTATGGCAACTCCTATGGTACCAAAAATTTCACCATTTTCCTTTTGGAGGGCCTGACAAATTAGATTGAAGTATCCAATATTTGTTTTGCCATGTCTGTTAATGGTAATCGGAAATTCTGTGGCCTTATAAGTTTCACCCGTTTCGTAAACATGCTTTAAAATATCTTCTGTACCTTTTCTAGCTTCTGGGATGGAATCATATAAAGGTTTTTCCAGTAAATCATGTTCTTCCATATCTGCCAGTGCCAAATAGGCATCATTGACCATTTCCACAATAAAATCAGGGCCCTTATAAACCCCTATACTAACAGGAGCTTGTTTTACAGCCGACCTAAATCGTTCATCAACTTCTTCGGCAATGATTTTTTCCATTATCGCTGAGGTAGCTTCATTTGAGGTCACAAATATACCTTCCGTATCACCATTGGCGCTAATGATAGGACTATAATTAACGGTCCAATAAGCATCCTCCATTTTACCATTTCTCAAAATTGGAATCAACTGATTTTCTAGATAGAGGCCTTTTTGTGTCTCATATACCTCCTTGAATAATGGCTTAATAAAATCCCAAGCTTCGGGAAAAGTTACTGCTGTAGGTTCGCCTAGAACGGAGACGTATTTATTGTCCAGTCCCAGACTGGGTTTATGGGCGTCGTTAAAAAAACATAGGTATTCTTGTCCCCAAAATATTAACATGGGTTGGTTGGTGTGTAAGATGATACTCAAGGACGTACAAAGACTTTGTGGCCATGTTTCAATAGGTCCTAGAGGGCTATTCGTCCAATCCTTTTCCTTGATCAGCCTGCCCATCTCACCACCTTCATTCAAGAAGGATAAATTATTATGATGCGTCATAAACAACAATAAAAATACTAGAAGTATTATTCTAAATTCAAAGAAGGAAAAGTAGGAAAATAAAGGCAATAGTTCACCATAGGCGAAGGGTCATCAAAGAGGTTTTAACATGAATTTAGGATAATTTGACTTTGAGGCATAGCCGCCCTCAAATAGACAGTAATCATCGATATTTTTAGGGTTATTATTATAATCAAATGAGTTAAAAATAATACTTATCAGCATTGGGAAATATTGAAATTTAGTTTTTCAGCGATATCGCGCATTGTTGTTGCCTTCTATCCCATTTTCTGAATCAACGTAAGTGACTCTTCAAAAATCTTTTCTTTTCTGGTGCTTCTGCCCATATAAAAATACACTATCAGTATTGTAAGCCCTGCTCCTTATAATAACTAAGAAAAACCTTCTACTAGTACATGAACATTTGTGCATAAAATGATTATTATGTAATGGTAGTATGCCAAATGCCAATTATTGTAGTATTTTAAACCTGGGACATTTAATATAGTTAAAATAGTAAGGGAGGAATTTTATAAATATTAAGATGTGATGTAACGTAAGAAGATTGTCTTAAAACCAAAAAAAATATGACTACTGAAGATGTATATACTACGGTAAGGACCTTAGCTGAATTTAGAGAGCTGTTTGAAGAATCTTTTAAAAAGGCCCAATTGCCCCATGATAAACAGATGTACAATGAGTTGCACAAATATTCTGCCTTGTTAGGTAGCTATTTGGAAGGATTATTGGAGGAGGGTATGTTTCCAACAGATCGTGATCATGGATAATTCTATTATATTGGTCAATGGATGCTTATAGAAGTTTTAAAGGAATCGGTGTAAGGCTAAAACATATTATTGTCTCTTTTTGTGACAATAAATAAATACAGCGAAAAATGCTGGGAACGAATATCCTTGAGCGTCACGAAAAATTATTTGAAGGTGGGGCACATAATGCATCCTATCTCTATGGTTTTAAAATAAATGGTGTTGGTTAAAATTTCATATCTAAAAAACAGAAATACAAGAAATAATTTTAATAATTAGAAACATTCAAATCATGAAAAAGACAGTTAGAATTCTATCAATTATTGCCCTTTTTATAGCAAATAGCTTTATTGGTGGTGCTCAAGAAAAATTTGGGGGCTTGGCGCTTTATACGGTTAGGGACGATATGGGCAAGGATGTCAAGGCTACCCTTCGGGCAGTAGCCGATGCAGGATATAAGAATATTGAGGCGGCCGGATACGCCGAGGGGAAATTTTACAATCTGTCCCCGGCAGATTTCAAGGAATTATTGAATGAGATTGGTCTGACCCCAATAAGTACGCATCAGGGATCCGTGACCCTGGAGAATGCAGATGGTATGATAGCCGATGTAAAAGCAGCCGGATTTGAATACTTTGTGATACCAGTACCTCCAATGGGCCTCTTTACATATAATCAGGAGGATAGGTCCATGGGCATGACAGGAGGTGCATCAAATCTTGCAGAAATATTGACAAACCTTGGTAAAAAATGTAGCGAAGCGGGGTTAAAGTTATTGTACCATAACCATGATTTTGAATTTGTAAAGGATAAGGATGGCATTGTACCCATTGATTATCTTTTGGAAAATACCGACCCTAAGTATTTGAATTTCCAAATGGATCTTTTCTGGGTGACCAAGGCAGGTGCCGATCCAATCGCGTATTTCAAAAAATATCCAGGCAGGTTTATTATCTGGCATGTAAAGGATATGGACGAACAGGGCAGGTTTTCTCCCGTAGGCAATGGCACCATTGATTTTGAAAGAATTTTGGCTGAAAAGGAACTCTCGGGAATGAAATATTACATGGTAGAGCAAGATATGACCTTCGACGGATTGAAGCCGTTAGAGGCCATAAGAATCAGTCATGAAGGGATCAAGAAAATAGGTTTTAATTAGCATTTTGTATAAATGATTTTCTACCTCCTATTGCTTGATTTTAGGATGGATGCAATGACATGTCTTAAAAATTTAATAATTATGAATATTAAGAACAAAACTGGGGTGATATTTGGTTTAGCCCTTGGATTAGTGGCAGTAGGATGTAATCCAAAATTCACTGAGGAGAATAAGGCCAATTTTACACTAGTCAAAAATGAAGGGGGTAAAACTCTTGGCTATAACCAAAATTCTGGATTGAAACTATTGACGGTGGACGGTTATGGTTTTAAGGATCTAAATAAGGATGGGAAGCTCGATGTTTACGAGGATTGGAGATTGACTGCCGAGGAGCGCGCCAAGGATCTTGCTAAAAAGATGTCCCTGGAACAAATTGCGGGATTGATGCTCTATAGCGCACACCAATCTATCCCCTCGATCGGGAATAGTTTTTTTGGGCCGGCCACTTATGGAGGAAAGCCTTTTGATGAGAGTGGGGCCGAGCCCAGTGACCTATCTGATGCCCAATTAAAGTTTTTGGAGGAAGATAATCTTCGTCACGTGCTCATCACAAGTGTAGCTTCACCGGCAATAGCGGCAAGTTGGAACAATAAAGCCCAAGCTATGGTAGAAAAAATAGGCTTGGGTATACCCATCAACAACAGTTCAGATCCTAGACATGGGAGTGATTCCTATGCAGAATTCAATGCTGGGGCGGGAGGGGATATTTCTATGTGGCCCGGTACTTTGGGGATAGCAGCAACCTTTGATCCGGCCCTTATGAGACAATTCGGTGAAATAGGTTCCAAGGAATATAGGGCATTGGGAATTGCAACGGCCCTATCGCCTCAAATAGATCTGGGAACGGAACCGCGATGGAGTAGGTTTGATGGCACCATGGGGGAGGACCCAGATTTGGCCACGGACATGGCAAGAGCTTATGTGGATGGATTTCAGTCATCCGATAATGGGGAAGGATGGGGATATCAAAGCGTAAATGCCATGGTAAAACATTGGCCGGGCGGTGGACCTGAAGAAGGAGGTCGCGATGCCCATTTTGGGTATGGGGCCTATGCCGTTTATCCAGGGAATAATTTAAAAGATCACTTGCGTCCATTTACGGAAGGTGCCTTTAAATTGGAAGGGCCTACCAAAATGGCATCTGCCATTATGCCCTATTATACCATTTCTTATGGGCAAGACCCAAAGAACAATGATAATGTTGGTAATGGCTTTAATTCATACCTGATTACTGATCTCTTACGGGGCCGATATGGTTACGAAGGTGTGGTTTGTACAGATTGGGGCATTACACGTAATGTAGAGGCTGTAGACCTTTTTCAGGGAAAGAGTTGGGGCGTGGAAACCATGTCTGTGGCGGAAAGGCACTTCAAGGCAATCGAGGCAGGAGTGGACCAATTTGGAGGAAATAATGAAATGGGTCCAGTTATAGAAGCCTATAATATGGGTGTTGCCGCACATGGCGAAGAATACATGCGCAAGCGATTTGAAAGTTCTGCAATTAGGTTGTTAAGGAATATTTTTAGGGTCGGACTCTTTGAAAATCCTTATTTGGATGTGGCTGAAACAGAACAAATTGTTGGGAATGCAGAATACATGAAAGAAGGTTATAGTGCGCAACTTCGTTCCATTGTGATGCTGAAAAACAACAAAAATACCCTACCGCTCAAGTCGAAACAAAAAGTATATGTACCCCAAAGATATATAGCTGCCAGCAAGAACTGGTTTGGAGTGGAAACCCCCGAAAGAACAGTGTATCCATTTAATATGGAAGTCGTTAAAAAATATTTTGATGTAG encodes the following:
- a CDS encoding PAS domain S-box protein, which encodes MTHHNNLSFLNEGGEMGRLIKEKDWTNSPLGPIETWPQSLCTSLSIILHTNQPMLIFWGQEYLCFFNDAHKPSLGLDNKYVSVLGEPTAVTFPEAWDFIKPLFKEVYETQKGLYLENQLIPILRNGKMEDAYWTVNYSPIISANGDTEGIFVTSNEATSAIMEKIIAEEVDERFRSAVKQAPVSIGVYKGPDFIVEMVNDAYLALADMEEHDLLEKPLYDSIPEARKGTEDILKHVYETGETYKATEFPITINRHGKTNIGYFNLICQALQKENGEIFGTIGVAIEVTELVQAKHSLAESERKFKNLVMQSPIPITVFKGKKHTVELANDAMINTIWHKKENEVLGREILNIFPELIDQKFLALLDRTLETGNPYKEKEALAYVEGNDGMRKLYVDIDYSPLVSSDNTVEGLIVTVIDVTEKVTTRKKIEEAETRLRLATEAAEMATFELDLNERNIIYSPKLAEIFGHDRSATLAHEELREQIHPDDIDTIVLKAYEKAFITGVYFYEARLITPANEIKWIKTHGKIYYDDEGNPTKLIGVLRDITEDKLSQQILLESEQKFRLLADSMPQQIWTADADGNLNYFNKAVFKYTGLNKDEILDLGWLDIIHPEDREENHSLWIESVKTGKDFIMEHRFRRHDGSYHWILSKASPQRDELGTIQRWVGASTDIQEQKMFSKELEKKVKERTRLLKESNEKLEDSIEELQKMNVELQSFAYVSSHDLQEPLRKIQTFISRILEKDRDTLTDSGKNYFGRIQDSANRMQNLIKDLLSYSRTNITGNEFKKVNLNDIIEEAQLDLKEKLDAKNGSMHIGDMCDVTIIPFQFVQLMSNLISNSIKFSVTGIPPHIKITSKEVMGEDMEDFNLMPQVRYCHITYSDNGIGFESEYKDKIFEVFQRLHGKNEYEGTGIGLAIVKKIIMNHDGFISAKGKPNRGVTFDIFVPVEH
- a CDS encoding sugar phosphate isomerase/epimerase family protein, translated to MKKTVRILSIIALFIANSFIGGAQEKFGGLALYTVRDDMGKDVKATLRAVADAGYKNIEAAGYAEGKFYNLSPADFKELLNEIGLTPISTHQGSVTLENADGMIADVKAAGFEYFVIPVPPMGLFTYNQEDRSMGMTGGASNLAEILTNLGKKCSEAGLKLLYHNHDFEFVKDKDGIVPIDYLLENTDPKYLNFQMDLFWVTKAGADPIAYFKKYPGRFIIWHVKDMDEQGRFSPVGNGTIDFERILAEKELSGMKYYMVEQDMTFDGLKPLEAIRISHEGIKKIGFN
- a CDS encoding glycoside hydrolase family 3 protein, whose amino-acid sequence is MNIKNKTGVIFGLALGLVAVGCNPKFTEENKANFTLVKNEGGKTLGYNQNSGLKLLTVDGYGFKDLNKDGKLDVYEDWRLTAEERAKDLAKKMSLEQIAGLMLYSAHQSIPSIGNSFFGPATYGGKPFDESGAEPSDLSDAQLKFLEEDNLRHVLITSVASPAIAASWNNKAQAMVEKIGLGIPINNSSDPRHGSDSYAEFNAGAGGDISMWPGTLGIAATFDPALMRQFGEIGSKEYRALGIATALSPQIDLGTEPRWSRFDGTMGEDPDLATDMARAYVDGFQSSDNGEGWGYQSVNAMVKHWPGGGPEEGGRDAHFGYGAYAVYPGNNLKDHLRPFTEGAFKLEGPTKMASAIMPYYTISYGQDPKNNDNVGNGFNSYLITDLLRGRYGYEGVVCTDWGITRNVEAVDLFQGKSWGVETMSVAERHFKAIEAGVDQFGGNNEMGPVIEAYNMGVAAHGEEYMRKRFESSAIRLLRNIFRVGLFENPYLDVAETEQIVGNAEYMKEGYSAQLRSIVMLKNNKNTLPLKSKQKVYVPQRYIAASKNWFGVETPERTVYPFNMEVVKKYFDVVENAKEADFALVGIKNPDGGVGYDRADLDKGGNGYVPISLQYGPYTANDAREVSLAGSSPLEDFTNRSYKGKTITASNVSDMKMVTDTRKIMGDKPVIVVVNISKPMVFSEIEKYASSIFVHMGVQDQALMDMIVGKAEPTGLLPFQMPMDMTTVEDQFEDVPRDMKPYIDSNGNAYDFAFGLNWNGVMEDARVTKYK